From a region of the Longimicrobium sp. genome:
- a CDS encoding HNH endonuclease signature motif containing protein, with translation MSSTYVSAALRRLVIARARSACEYCLIHDDDTFHGCQVDHVVSEKHGGPTEESNLALACSVCNRRKGSDIGSIMPESGSFVRLFNPRIDRWDEHFTFDERVLSIVPLSEIGTVTVRVLGLNDPDRLLERRFLHAAGRYPPHP, from the coding sequence GTGAGCAGCACCTACGTCTCGGCGGCGCTTCGCCGGCTCGTCATAGCGCGGGCGCGGTCGGCTTGCGAGTACTGCCTGATCCATGACGATGACACCTTCCATGGGTGCCAGGTGGATCATGTTGTGAGCGAAAAGCACGGCGGTCCCACGGAAGAAAGCAACCTTGCCCTCGCCTGTTCCGTTTGCAACCGGCGAAAGGGGAGCGACATCGGATCGATCATGCCGGAGAGTGGTAGCTTCGTCCGCTTGTTCAACCCACGTATCGATCGCTGGGACGAGCACTTCACGTTCGACGAACGAGTGCTTTCCATCGTGCCGCTTTCCGAGATCGGCACGGTGACGGTCCGGGTGCTGGGCCTGAACGACCCCGACCGCCTTCTGGAGCGCCGCTTCCTGCACGCTGCTGGCAGGTATCCACCCCACCCGTAG
- a CDS encoding DUF4126 domain-containing protein, giving the protein MEAASAAAFGLVLAACAGLRAFLPVFGASVAIRMLNLEVPPSLGWMASTTTIIIFGVATVLEVLGDKIPLVDHLLDTVQTFTKPGLAVLAAIPFVHQLAPEHSVALAIIAGAPLALGVHTAKASARVGSTAFTGGLANPLISIIEDVAAVVLIVLGLIAPILALLLAVALLWKLVSYARKMARRRRAAAVP; this is encoded by the coding sequence ATGGAAGCTGCGTCCGCGGCGGCGTTTGGGCTGGTGCTGGCGGCTTGCGCGGGGCTGCGCGCCTTTCTGCCCGTGTTCGGGGCGAGCGTGGCGATTCGCATGCTGAATTTGGAGGTGCCGCCGTCGCTCGGGTGGATGGCGTCGACGACCACGATCATCATCTTCGGCGTGGCGACGGTGCTGGAGGTGCTCGGGGACAAGATCCCCCTCGTGGACCACCTGCTGGATACCGTGCAGACGTTTACGAAGCCGGGGCTGGCGGTGCTGGCCGCGATTCCGTTCGTGCACCAGCTCGCGCCGGAGCACTCGGTGGCGCTGGCGATCATCGCGGGGGCGCCGCTGGCGCTCGGGGTGCACACGGCGAAGGCCTCGGCGCGCGTGGGGAGCACCGCGTTCACCGGCGGCCTCGCCAACCCGCTGATCAGCATCATCGAAGACGTTGCCGCCGTGGTGCTCATCGTGCTGGGGCTGATCGCGCCGATTCTGGCGTTGCTGCTGGCCGTGGCTCTACTGTGGAAGCTGGTGTCGTACGCGCGCAAGATGGCCAGGCGCAGGCGCGCGGCGGCTGTACCGTAG